CTATATTGGTGTACTGGCTGCTCTTTGTAGTGCAATAGGTTACGCTGTCAATGTAATGATTTTTAAATCAGAAATGAATAATTATACTAAGCATGAAATCATTTTTTACCAAAACATTATGAGCGCTCTTATTTTCCTTCCGTTTTTCATTATTGATTTCCCAAATCTAACGGGATATGATATGGGTTGGGGTACTTTATTGGGTATCTTGGTTGGGACGATAGCTGTAAGCTTGTTTTTTTATGGCTTAAGGCATTTAAAAGCATCTGTTACTTCTTCCATAATGTATATAGAAGTACTTAGTGGGACCATCTTGGGGTATTTTTTTTTCAAGGATACCTTAAATGCCAATATGGTTATTGGAGGAATTTTGATAGTACTCAGTAGTTTTTATATTATGAGGGAGAGTAAAAAAAATGTTGACATTTAAATGATTATTATTTATGAAAGAATTAAAAATTTGTATTGCTGGCGCTACAGGGTGGGCAGGCTCGGCTTTGAGTAAAGGTATAGATAAACAGTTCAATATGCATTTGGTTAGTGCCATTTCTAGAAAAAACAAAGGAAAGAACTTGGTAGCCCTTTTAGGTTTGACTGAAGGAAATATTCCTGTTTTTGAGAATGTTGAAACTGCCCTGAAGATCGATTGTGACGTTTTGGTAGAATATACAAAGCCGACCATAGCAAAAAAGAATATTTTGACCGCGATTAGCAAAGGGGTGAATGTAGTTGTTGGGACTTCAGGGCTAACAGAAGAAGATTATCAAGATATCGAAAACGAAGCACTTAAAAATAAGGTTGGCGTTCTGGCAGTGGGCAATTTTTCTATAACAGCAGTACTCTTACAAAAGTTTTCTGAAATGGCTGCTAAATTCATACCAAATTATGAAATCATAGACTATGCCCATGAAGATAAAATCGATTCTCCCAGTGGAACTGCCAGAGCATTAGCAAAAAGCCTTTCTAAAGTACAAAAATCCAATGTTTTTGTTCCTACAGAAGAATTGATCGGAATCAAAGAAAGTAGAGGAGCCCGATTAAATGATGTACAGATTCATTCAGTCAGACTTCCTGGTTATGTGATTTCGATAGAATCAATTTTTGGATTGAAGGACGAGAAATTGACCCTTAAACATGAAGCCGGTTCAGGGGCCGATCCTTATGTACAAGGAGCTTTGCTTGCCATAGAGAAAGTAAACACTTTTACAGGGCTAAAAAGAGGGTTGGATTCTGTAATGGAATTTTGAAATTTTGAAAAAATATGATCATACTATAATAAACTAAAAAATGAATAAGAAAAAAATAGTGTGCCTAGGCGATAGTTTAACCGCTGGATATGGTGTTTCATTGGATAAAAGGTGGAGTAATTTATTAGATAATGAATTAAATATAGAAGTTATTAATAGCGGAATTTCTGGAGATACTACCTCTGGAATGCTGGCTAGGTTTAATGAAATGGTAATAAGCCATAAACCGAGTTATGTTATCATCATGGGAGGTACCAATGATATCTTTTTTAAGATACCTCAAAATATCATTATTAGCCATATCCTTGCCATGACTCGTCTTGCAAAACATCATGACATAACTGCTGTAATAGGCATACCAACCTCTTTCTATACTCATAATGACCATACAAATCAAAGTATGTTTAGCGATAATGAAAGCTTAAGTAATTGCATTAATACATATCAAAAAAAATTAAAACAATTTGCAGAGGAAGATGGCCAAAGTAGTATAGATTTTAACATCAATATGAAGCCTGACTTTTTTTTAGAAGATGGATTACATCCAAACGAAAAAGGGCATGAATGCATGGCAACGAATGCTAATGAAGGCTTAAAAGATTTATTATCTAAAAAAAGAAACTAAATCAACCAAGGCCTTTATAAAATGAGTTTTATAGCAACTCCTTCCATAGTGCAGAAGAAGCTTCACTTATTATAGAGAAAGTAAACTCATTTGTAGGTTAAAGGGAGGCTTAGATTTCATAATAGAATTTTAAATAGTAGAAAAACAATGATAATATGATCATTAGAAAAATAAATAAAAAAGATAATACAAAAATTGAAGAAATCATCAAATCAACATTTATTGAATATGAGTTACCTCAAACAGGAACAGCATATCAGGATAAGGAAACGACCGAAATGTTTCAAGCATATCAAAATGAAGATGATGTATATTTTATTATAGAGGAACATGAAGAAGTAGTTGGAGGAGCTGGGATTAAAAATCTGGGTGAGGAGATTTGTGAGCTTCAAAAAATGTATTTTGACAAAACAATTCGAGGAAAAGGATATGGAAAGCTCCTAATAACTAAGTGCCTGGAAACAGCCAAAGAGCTTGGGTATAAAAAGTGCTACTTAGAAACTATATCCAGACTTCAAGCTGCAATCCATATTTATGAAAACCATGGATTTAAACATCTTAAAAAACCTCTGAGCAATACCGATCATTATTCTTGTGATACTTGGATGATTAAAGAGTTGTAATTGATAAACGAATATTTATGAAATTATTTGAACCATTTAATTTAGGCAATTTTAGATTGAAAAATAAAATTGTAATGGCGCCTATGACTCGAAGTAGGGCTTATAACAACATTCCTACAGATGATATGGCAACCTATTATGAACAACGAGCGAGTGCCGGATTGATTATTACAGAGGGAACATCTCCTTCTCCTAATGGATTAGGGTATCCTCGAATTCCGGGAGCTTTTTCTAAATCACAAATAGCGGGATGGGAAAAAACAGCAAAAAAAGTTCATGACAAAAATGGACTTATATTTGTACAACTGATGCATTGTGGTCGCGTCTCTCACAAGGAAAACCTACCTACAAACGAACAAATAATTGCGCCTTCCCAAGTACAGCTTGAAGGAGAAATTTATACGGATACGAAAGGCCTTCAGCCTTTTGATATTCCTAAAGAAATGACTTTGCAAGATATACAGGAAACTCAAAACGCTTATGCTAATTCAGCTAATTTGTTAGTTAACAAAGCGAATATTGATGGTGTAGAATTGCATGGCGCCAATGGATATCTAATCAATCAATTCTTAAACCCTATTTCAAATTTACGTAATGATATATACGGAGGGAATTATAAAAATAGAGCTCGTTTCTTATTGGAGACTACAGTGAAGACCATTGAAAAAATTGGCGAAAACAGAGTAGGTGTACGTCTTTCTCCATATACAGTCTCCAATGGAATGCTTGGAGAGCATGATGAAGTTATTGCAATGTATCAATATTTGGCTCAAGAACTTGCTAAATTGAAAATAGCATATATACATATTGCAGATCATAGTGTACTTAATCATGCCCCTAAGTTCGCAACAGATATTAGCAAAACAATCAAGGAAAACTTCAAAGGTGTAGTCATCGTTGGTGGTAATGTTGATACTGCAAAAAAAGGAGAAACTTTATTGGATAAGGGGTATGACTTGGTATATATTGGAAGACCGTTTATTTCAAATCCTACTTTGGTTAAAAAACTGGAATCTGATGCAGCATTAACTCCTCCTGATTATGAAAAATTTTATACTCCCACAATAGAAGGTTATATAGACTATTAATAACGCAAAGAATGGTAGATTAAAAAACTGAATAGTAGTAACCCTTTTTTACTTTGGTATTACTATATTCACATATCTTATGTTCAGTAATTTAATTGTAAATTGGAATTGTGACAATTTTAGAATACTCTAATAATTTAGTTTCTGTTTCAATGGTAACTCCGTTACTTAAAGTTAATATTGTAGTAGATGAAGGTAAATAAACCTTTGAATAGACTTACTACTTTCCAAAATCGTTATCAATTCATACCTTCTTTGTGAGCAGTAGTTAATATAAATTGTTTACTATTTTTGTTTTTAAGTTCGTTCAAAATATCCATTGCCCAGTGATGTACTAAATATCTTTTGGATATATATGCTACAAATCAATTATTTCTACTATACATCCTTTCATCATAATAATCTATATTTTCATCAACTACAATAAGAATTACATCAATTATAGAAAGTGAATTTTTAGAAATACAAGAATATTAAAGTTTGTGTTCTTTTATGGCCTCTTTTCTCAAATCTACTGCCATTTCTCCAGTATCAAGATGGTTCCATCCTGGTGGCTTGTATAGATATTTGATCTTATCTATCCAGTTAGGAGCAGATTTCATATCATTATATAAATCAATCCACATTTTTAATTGCGTTGATACTAGATTTTGACTGTCAATATCTCTGTCCATAACACCATATACAGGCTTTTCCTGTGGGATTTCTTCTTGATAGGTTCTAAATAATCTATCCCAAAAAGAAAACATGTTTGAATAATTAGTGTCTAGATATAAATGATTTCTAGAATGATGCACTCTATGTAAATGTGGAGTAATAAATATTTTATCCATTAGTGGAGTATGTTTGAAGTATTTGTCATTGGCATGTGTAAATACTCCATATATCCTCGCAATCATGTCAACGAAATAAATTAACAAAGGATGAAAACCGAAAACAGGCAACCAGATAATAATGTGCGGAGAGGAAATGAAATCAAAAAAAGATCCTCTAATCGATACACTCATATTCATATCTTCAGGAGTATGGTGAACTCCGTGAATGCACCAAAAAAACCTCACATTATGTCCCAGATAATGTATAAACCACCAAGATAAATCGTAAACGACAAATGCTAAGATGAATACGTACCAGGTATTAGGTAATTCCCAAATCTGAAGGTTTTCATATACCCAGAAGATGACTTTGAACTGTAGTACAAAAAAAATAGCAAAATAAGGAATCACTCCCAATAAGTAGTTTGCTACATTCATTGCACTTTCTTTTTTTCTTTTTGCTAGACCTTTAAAAAGTAAAAAAAGGAAGTCTATAATAATTATGGTAAAAAGGACAGGCATGTAAGACATTTCAAATTTACCTACCAATGATGTTAAGTCCATAATGATTTTTTTTGTATTAAAAATGGTGTGATAATTGGGTAGATAAAATTACTATTTTTAGTTAGTATCACGGTTAAATTTTACTTTTTGTTTTAGGGGGGGAACAGTATACTTTTGGTGTTTTTTCAATAGCGTTAATGAAGTGATTTAAACTTTGCATTTTTCTTTATTTTTGAATTTTTAATTCATACTACCATACATGTTAGATAGTCAAGATCTTTCCAGTTTTTGGTGGTTGTATCAAACCTATTAAGTAGTGATAGGTTCTAAACCTTTTACTCTGGGGTGATACTTTTTTAAAACTATAGATCCTATTATCATTTAATGACAGGGAATTTGTAAAAGACGACAATATCTTCATTTGTATTTTAGACTTACAAAGAATTGGTTTTATTTAATATTAATTGTAGCCAAGGAGGGAAGGTTAATCTTATTAATCTTGACTTTGGGTTTGTTACTTAACAAAATCAATCACTGGTAATTGACTACTTACCTTTTTTATTTCCCCTAATTCATTTCATTTTTTCCTCAATTCATTGTATAGCTATTTCAAAAACTGCATTCTCAAAATACTTTTGGGGTGTTATTAATCTTGAAATATTATACCCTATGAAAATCATAACTACATTTTTAATCGCTTTTATTTGTTCAATTAGTTTTGGACAGACTTTTACAGGAAAAATAATCGATAAACAAAACCAACCTATTCTATTTGCCAATGTGGTTGCAAAAAGCGCAACTGATAATGCACTAATTAATGGGGTGATTTCTGATGAAAATGGAGAGTTTTCTATCGAGCCAAAGAAAGAAAATATATATATAGAAATTAGTTTTGTTGGATTTACCACCAAAAAAATAAACCCTACTCAATCTAATATCGGAACAATCGTTTTAGAAGAAGAAGGACAACAACTACAAGAAGTTGTAATTACAGCACGTAAAAAGCTTATTCAACAAAAAGTAGATAGATTAGTTTTTAACGTAGAAAATACAGTTGCTGGCACTGGTGGAAACGCACTCGACGCATTAAAAGCCACACCAAGCGTAAATATTGATACCGACAAAATAAAAATTGTTGGCAAAGGAACTGTAAAAGTAATGGTTAATGATAGAATTGTACAATTATCAGGTAATGAACTAACGGCTTATTTAAACAGCATTGCATCCGATGATATTAAAGATATTGAAGTTATTACAACACCTCCATCGAAATATGATGCAGAAGGCAATAGTGGACTTATTAATATTGTTCTAAAAAAATCAAAAGAAAATAGCTGGAATAATCAAATAAGAACTTCTTACACGCAAGCAACATATCCGTTATTTAATTTTGGAAACACATTTAACTACAATAAAAACAAAGTAAGTCTAATTGCTTCGTTAAATGGAACTAAAGGACATACAGCACAATTTAATCAATTCGATATTATTTACCCATCGGCTTCAACCGTATCAAATCTTGATATGAAAAATAAAGAAAGTATGATTTCAGGTAGGCTGGGTTTAGATTACAATTTAACAAATAACGCTACTGTCGGAATTTTATACACAGGTTTGTCTGAAGATAAAGGTATAAACGATGGTGGAAGAACACTGACAAATGATGGCAATGGAACATACACTATTAATGAAGGTAACGCCCAGACAACAAACAAAAATCACTCAATTAATGCTCATTACATTCAAAAATTAGATACGCTTGGTAGAAAATTATCTATTGATGTTGATTACTTTAATTTCAATAATTCTTCTAATAGAGGTTTTAGCAGTGAACAATTTATTACAAACCAAAGCTATTTTGAAGCAAAAAATAGCACCAATCAAAACATTAAAAATTATAGCGGAAGAATAGATATGGAACACCCAAGCAAATGGGCTAATTTTTCTTACGGAGTTAAAACCACAATTACAAAAACAGATAGCGATGTAGCATTTTACAATACCACTACAGGTACACCAATTTTTGATCCAACCCAAAGTAATGAGTTTATGTATTCTGAAAATATTAATGCAATATATGCAGATATGTCTAAACCATTAGGTGAAAAATGGCAAACAAAAATCGGACTTCGTTTTGAAAACACTCGAACAAAAGGAGTTTCAGAAACAAACAATCAAACCGATATCAATTCGTATAACAAACTATTTCCATCTGTATTTTTAGGGTATAATCCTAGTAGAAAAAATATGTTTAATTTAAGTTATAGCAGAAGAATTCAACGTCCTAGTTTTGAACGTTTAAATCCGTTTCGATTTTACATTAACCCTATTTCGTATCAAGAAGGAAACCCGTTTTTAAAACCACAAATTTCTGAGAATTTAGAATTAAAGCACATTTACAAAGGAAAACTCATCAGTAAAGCGTTTGTAAGTTATGTAGATAATGGATATTTCAACATTATTAAAGCAGAAGATGGAGCGCAACAACGAATAGTAGTAACATTTGACAATTTTTATACAGCTTATAATTACGGGTTAACTGAAACGTTCATATACAATCCAACAAAATGGTGGAATACGACAACCCAAGCAACCATATCAAAAATGGATACACAATACAAAGACGGGTTTAATTTAGACGCAGAATTAGTAAGTGGATGGAATTTTCAATTGTATAACAGAAATACATTCCATTTAAACGAAGCAAAAACAATACAAGCAGAAACCACGCTTATTTATGCCTCGCCACAAAAATTGATGTATTTTTCAATATCTGAAATGGTGAGTCTAGACCTGGGATTAAAATTTTCGTTACTAGACAAAAAACTAAATTGTACAGTAGCCGTAAACGATATTTTAAAGCGTAAGGCAACGAGTGTAAACACCAAAACTAACGGAATAGACCAAACATACTATAATTATTTCGATACCCGAAGTGTGAAGATTGGTCTAAACTATAGCTTTGGTAACAAAAAAATAAAAGTTAAGCAACGTAATTCTGGAAACGAAGAAGAGCAAAACAGAGCAAAAACTAATTAATCGAAAAAAAAGCTGTTTAAAGAATTTGACATTTTAAACAGCTTTTTTTTAGCGTAAAAATGTATTTTGTACATCTAAAATTACAAAGCAGTGAAGGTTTTCAATCAAAAAATAAATCTAAAACAAGTTTTAATAGTCATTGTACTATTGTTACTAGGGAATGCTGGTAAAATTTATCTTTTACATAGCGTGCGAACTAAAAGTGATATTAATTTTTATGACTATTTCGACCACGTTTCTGTTTTTCTATTCTCTGCAGTTTCGGTAATATCAGTACTAGTTTCTTGGAAAGTCATTAATAGAGTAGATACGACAAATACAATTCTAAAATTTGTAAAGGTTTATATTTTGTCTTTTTTATTATTTGTTATTGCAGGTGTTATTATTGATTATGTTCTTTTGGGTATTGTAATGAACAATAATGAATATGATTTTATGATTAGATTTATAAACACGATGTCAGTTGCTTTTATACTTGTTGATATTTTTGCACTTACTTCAGCATTTTTATATTTCAGACAATCTCAAAAAACCACATTAGAATTAGAGCAAACCGAAAAAGAAAAAGCAACGTTACAATCGCAAATGCTACAAAAGAATTTAGAACCTCATTTTTTATTCAATAATTTGAGTGTTTTATCAGGATTAGCAAGAAAAAAACCGGAGCAAATAGAAAGTTTTATCGATGATTTTTCTGATGTATATCGCTACTATTTAAAACATGGAAAAAAACAATTGGTCGAGTTGAAAGATGAACTTTCATTCTTGAAAAATTATATGAATTTAATGGAAAAACGCTTCGGAAATGCTTATCAAATTGAAAATAGTATCGAAAACACAAACGGATTTATAATTCCGTGTTCATTACAACTATGCATAGAAAATGCAATAAAACACAATAAAGGGAGTGAAAAAAATCCGCTGTTAATTTCGCTTTCGCGGAAAGAGGATACAATTGTGATAAAAAACAAACTAAATAAAGTAGATTTTACACTCGGAACAGGAACGGGAAATGATTATTTAAAACGTCAATATCAAATCAATTTTAACAAAGCCGTTATTTTTACGGAAACTGATACTGAATTTATTGCTGAAATCCCGCTAATTTTTGAAATATGAAAGTACTAATCATAGAAGACGAAGCCATAAATATTGAAATCATTTCAGACCATATACTTCGATACAATGACAACATCGAAATTGTAGTTTCATTACAAAGCAAAGAAGAAGTTGAAAAATGGTATCAAACCAATGAACAAGTAGATTTAGTGTTTTCTGATATTGAATTGTTAGACGGAAATGTGTTTTCTCTATTGAAAACCAACATTATAAAATCCCCAATTATTTTTACAACCGCTTACAACACTTTTTACCAAGATGCTTTCGATGTAAGCGGAATAGCTTATTTACTAAAACCCATTAGCTATACCAAGTTTTGTAAAGCAATGGAAAAGTTTGAAAGCCTACAAAAGAAAGAGATTGATTGGAAGAAAATATCAGAAACCATTCACGAATTAAACAACAGTTACAAAGAACGCATCATCATAAAAACCAAAACAGAAATAAAAATTTTAAGCACAAAAAATACGGGAGCAATTTTATCTAATTCAGGAAAATGCATCGCGATTGATGAAAATGGAAAAGAAAATGAATTTCGCTATAAGTTATCTGATTTAATAAAAGAGTTAAACCCAAAAGAGTTTTTTCAAATTAATCGTGGTGAAATCGTAAATATCAATTTCATCGAAAAAATTGAGCCTTACTTTGGAGACAGATTAGCAATTTCAATCAAAAACTACAAACAGCATTTAATTACAAGCGCATCTGCAACAAGCGAATTTAGAAAATGGATTGGGTAAAAAAGCTAGCAACTCCAGAGCTTGCAATTCCTGAAAAGCAGGAAAACCCTTTCAGTAGAATAGAAAATTAAAAAAGTTAAAATTTTCAAAGCGACTAAAGAAATCTAATCACAATTGTGATTGGGTTTCTTTAGTCGGGGTGGAAGAATGTTATCTAACTATACTATGTTTTAAAAAATCAAATAGTTATATATTGTTAGATTCACTTGGAAACCGAATAGGTAACTTGTATAATAAGAACTTTTGTTTTCATTTTTTTAAATCTATGCAAGTTGTCCTTTATATAAAAAGTGTAATTTTTTAAAAACACAAACCTTGAGTATTCTCATATACAATGATAAATGATATAGGGATTTAAATTAAATAAAAAGATTTTAGTCAACAAATTTTGAGATTATAGAACTTAATGTATTCAAATGTTCTTGTTTATTTAAATAGTCATCAATTTTTGTATTTCCCATGTCTTGAACTCTATATTCTGGAAGTTTGTCATTAAACATTAGATAAACGAATTTATCAACTATACGTTCTTTATTGCCATGAGAAAGTTTATATTTCTGTACAATTGAGTACTCCATTCCCATATGTGTAATTTCGTGAATTATTGTGTTGGCAGGATTCTTATAATTCATAAAGCTTCCTTCTTTGTTAGTCAATAAAGTTATTGTTCCATTTTCTGGGTCATAACTCCCCCCTGTTCCATAGAGAGTGAATGTAATTTTGTATTTATCAAATGTATTGAAGTCCCAATCCCATTGATTTTTGGTTGAATCTATTTCATAGACAAGTTTATTGATAAGATCATGCTGGTTTTTTACTTTTTGAATTGCCTTCTCGTAATCCTCATGATTAAAAATTTCAGTCTCTACTAGATTATAAATTGTTGAGAAGTCTTCATTTCCAAAAGTCCCATTTTTAGATTTTATTATTAAAGAATCAATTAGAGGTTTTTTTGGAAGATTAATTGTATACCCTTGCTTTTCAAGAAAAGAAAAATCATTAATTGTTCTCCAAATTGATATCACTTCTTGTTCTACGGTTGGTTGAACTATTTCAATTCGAGACATTTGAGTTTGCAACTTACAACTTAAGTTGGTTATTGAAAAAACAACAAGTAATAAGTTGATTAACTTCATTTTGTACATTTTGGTTTAGCACTTCATTGTGTGTAGATTATTTATCAATTTTTAGTTACCCATTCTAAAGCAAAGTCATTGACTTCATCCAAATGGTCAATCCATTCTTTTTTACCTGATTTATCAGTCTTGGTCTCCATAAAATAATGGTCGTAGTTTGGATATACTTTATATGTTAAATTGTCTTTTCCTTTTCTTAAGAACTCAAGTTTTGCGTAATCCATATTCAAGATACTATGAAGGTCAGTTCCTCCTGCTACATAAAGAATTGGGAGGTCAAGTTTCAACATGTTTTCAATTGGGGAGTTTAACGTGAAACTACTCCACTTGAGATAAGATTCTCCAAACCACTCTTTGGTTGTAGATTTTGGAGTTCTGTATATTTTTTCAAACTCGGTATATAGAGAATCGATATTTGACTGTGCTTCTTCATTTGATTTTTGTCCACTTAAAGCGAGGAACCTTTCCATTAATATAAAGTCATACAGATGGTTAAGCGAATTACCCGCCATGGAAATCACATGAGTAACATTTTTATTTTTTAATGCTACCGCTGGGGCTACCTGAGAACCTTCTGAATGGCCCCAAACAATAACTATCGAACTATCGACATTTAGTTTATCTAATACGTCATTGATGACCTTGTCTGCAGAATTTGCTCTCCAATTCAGACTGTACTTCTCGCTATATCCTTTACGCAAAGGATATTGTATTCTGCCTGACGGAGCTATTTCGAGATTGTCAACAAAAGGTGTATTTGGTTTACTAATAAGAACAATATGATATTCATTACTCATAGAATTAACATTTAAAGTAATACCACTGGAATATCTCCCATTTGGTTTTAAATAATACAAAGGGAAATTTGTAGACCCTTGCAGATAAACGATTAAAGGCTTTTTTTTAGTGATATTATTTTTATAAACATGATAATCAATTTTTCCTAAACCGTTGTCATTAATACTTATGGTTTTCCAATTTTTAGTGATACTCTCATGTTGTGCATAGGTCGTTTTTGAGAGAATTAATACTAGAATAAAAACATAAAAAGTTTTTTTCATGAATGTTTATTTTGGTTTAACTAATTAGTTAAAAGAAATTTAAGTAAATTCATTTGAAACTTATTTCTATTTTCTGAATTGGTAAAAAACACATAACCTACTTTTTTTTCTAGATTAAACATATAAAGTGCTGTATTGCTTAAGTTATCACCTCCATGAGAATAGTTAGTGCCATAATCAGATTCTTCTATGGCAATTCCTAATCCATATTTCTGTTCTTTTGATCTTTTAGTTGCTAATTTCCTTGATTGTATTTTTAATAGCTCGTTACGATTTTTTTCTGATACAATTTTGGCGTTCATAAGGGCTATTACAAAATTTGAAAATTCTTTAGATTCTGTTTGCAAGCTAGCTGATGCCTTAAAATTGGGGTCTTTTGCATTGCTACTGTAACCTTTATTTAGTTTACCTTTAAAATGACCATTAACACGATGCTTTTCTATGTAGTCATTCCAAACAAAACTAGAGTTTTTCATTGCTAGAGGTTGAAAAACGGCTACTTTGATTAAATCTTGTAGTTCATTTTTTTCAACTCCTTTTAGATAAGCAATTACCTTGGCCAAATATTCATATCCTTCTCCTGAATATTGAAATTTAGTTCCTGGTTCAAATTGTATCGCAAGCTTACCTTTTGGATTATAATTTCCTTGATTATCTAAATATCTCCAATTAGGAAACCCACTAGTATGTGATAATACCATTCTAGCTGTTATTAATTTATAGCGCTCATCATAAGCAATATCAGGATACTCC
The sequence above is a segment of the Aquimarina spinulae genome. Coding sequences within it:
- a CDS encoding serine hydrolase domain-containing protein, translating into MNTKIVYILVLSITLFSSTTNQKTESETFIRSFNGNHISKSKMDTFIKKQMDSLNIPGLSIAFVNDDKIVYHNALGVKNMETKETVDSSTMFDAASMSKTVFSFFVMKMVDDNILDLDTPLYTYMEYPDIAYDERYKLITARMVLSHTSGFPNWRYLDNQGNYNPKGKLAIQFEPGTKFQYSGEGYEYLAKVIAYLKGVEKNELQDLIKVAVFQPLAMKNSSFVWNDYIEKHRVNGHFKGKLNKGYSSNAKDPNFKASASLQTESKEFSNFVIALMNAKIVSEKNRNELLKIQSRKLATKRSKEQKYGLGIAIEESDYGTNYSHGGDNLSNTALYMFNLEKKVGYVFFTNSENRNKFQMNLLKFLLTN
- a CDS encoding LytR/AlgR family response regulator transcription factor produces the protein MKVLIIEDEAINIEIISDHILRYNDNIEIVVSLQSKEEVEKWYQTNEQVDLVFSDIELLDGNVFSLLKTNIIKSPIIFTTAYNTFYQDAFDVSGIAYLLKPISYTKFCKAMEKFESLQKKEIDWKKISETIHELNNSYKERIIIKTKTEIKILSTKNTGAILSNSGKCIAIDENGKENEFRYKLSDLIKELNPKEFFQINRGEIVNINFIEKIEPYFGDRLAISIKNYKQHLITSASATSEFRKWIG